The following is a genomic window from Dethiosulfovibrio salsuginis.
TGATATCCGTCGCAGGGGAAGTCGGTGTTTCCGCTGAGCTTCTAAAGGCCCAGATAACCAGAGGCGTAAGCGTCGACAACGCCTGTTGTGCAGCCCTTATCGGAATTGTAGGGGACGGTATTCAGGGAACCATCGTTATTATGCTCGATATGGGGGGGTTCTCCTCCACTGTGACCGCTATGTCCGGTGGCATGATACAGCCTAACCTGGAGGACTCGATCGCCATGAGCGTGGTAGGGGAGCTCTCCAATATGGTAAGCGGAAGGGCTCTAACCCAGGCGGCCCTGCCTGGGATCGATGTTACTCCTCCTCAGCTTATCTCTGGTTCGGGAATAAGGACCGTTCCGGCTCAGTCTCCTGAGATAATCAGCTTTACTCTACCCTTTCAGGTCGCTGGAGGAGGAAAGATCTATCTGGTCCTGTCTTTTAACAGTATTTAGTTTGAGTTTTTGAATTGGTGTGGTGCGTTTGGGCTGTCGAAATAGACAGCCTTGTTTTTTGGGGGGATATTTGATGAAAAGATCGTACGCGAGGGTCCTCTGGGAAGAGGTTATT
Proteins encoded in this region:
- a CDS encoding chemotaxis protein CheX, with protein sequence MSSQKLTTLVNTFGTSLISVAGEVGVSAELLKAQITRGVSVDNACCAALIGIVGDGIQGTIVIMLDMGGFSSTVTAMSGGMIQPNLEDSIAMSVVGELSNMVSGRALTQAALPGIDVTPPQLISGSGIRTVPAQSPEIISFTLPFQVAGGGKIYLVLSFNSI